The Bombus huntii isolate Logan2020A chromosome 1, iyBomHunt1.1, whole genome shotgun sequence genome contains a region encoding:
- the LOC126863942 gene encoding JNK-interacting protein 1 isoform X4 produces the protein MADTEFEEFRHYFERLPQHLKAPLSNYTLVHDVMIDDSPTSSQDSDPEVERSCDGVAGDSEDEEVVVIHRHENQSGHTSGDDSEDLDHNCSIVADSDFSRGRSAGVGGPGPGGGSAAGTGNGGRDSVVSDVGDSCSSLSSWPTPEHVPSNRPGSGSTERRRRRLPEIPKTKKSLSIGQTSTQSSSSLADELNAATGSSSSRPHLVLRKCHSRLRHEDSSPDSERMATDSGHSTAHSPENGPKSVSPIPCNTLQNTDSVSPSSTPGSGGVPFTQLELLEATHRGLHKFVPRHHDEIDLEIGDPIYVQKEADDLWCEGVNLRTGRQGIFPSAYAVDMDYSDFDPSAPKVKRERYLLGYLGSVETLAHKGTGVVCQAVRRIVGNSQESPVSQSCILEVSDQGLRMVDRSKPRKNQGPCHDYFYSLKNVSFCAFHPRDHRYLGFITKHPTLQRFACHVFIGQESTRPVAEAVGRAFHRFYTKFIETAFPIEDIYIE, from the exons ATGGCCGATACCGAATTTGAGGAATTTCGACACTATTTCGAGAGGCTTCCGCAGCATCTCAAGGCACCACTTTCCAATTACAC GCTCGTTCACGATGTGATGATAGACGATTCACCGACCTCGTCGCAGGATAGCGACCCAGAGGTCGAGAGATCTTGCGATGGAGTCGCAGGCGATTCCGAGGACGAGGAAGTGGTGGTCATTCATCGGCACGAGAATCAGAGCGGACACACTTCCGGTGACGATAGCGAAGATCTCGATCACAACTGTTCCATCGTCGCTGATAGCGACTTTAG CAGGGGTCGATCGGCAGGCGTCGGTGGACCGGGCCCTGGTGGAGGTAGCGCTGCCGGAACCGGTAACGGTGGTAGAGATAGCGTAGTCAGCGACGTCGGGGATTCCTGTTCGAGTCTGAGTTCCTGGCCGACACCTGAACATGTACCCTCGAATCGTCCTGGAAGTGGTAGCACCGAGCGCAGACGTCGGAGATTACCGGAAATTCCTAAAACGAAGAAAT cTCTGTCTATCGGTCAGACGTCTACGCAGTCGTCATCGTCTCTGGCAGATGAATTGAATGCAGCAACTGGTTCGAGTTCTAGCCGGCCGCATTTAGTCTTACGAAAATGTCACTCGAGGCTTCGTCATGAGGATAGTTCACCTGACAGCGAGCGAATGGCTACTGACAGTGGTCATTCCACTGCCCATTCGCCGGAAAATGGACCGAAAAGTGTGTCGCCGATTCCCTGTAACACGTTACAGAACACTGACTCTGTTTCGCCGAGTAGTACACCAG GAAGCGGTGGTGTGCCTTTTACTCAATTAGAGCTGTTGGAGGCGACGCATCGAGGATTGCACAAATTCGTACCAAGACATCATGATGAGATCGACCTCGAAATCGGTGATCCTATTTACGTTCAGAAAGAGGCTGACGATCTATGGTGTGAAG GTGTGAATCTGAGAACAGGTCGCCAAGGTATCTTCCCCTCGGCTTACGCGGTCGACATGGATTACAGTGACTTTGATCCCTCGGCGCCGAAGGTGAAGAGGGAAAGATACCTTCTTGGTTATTTGGGATCTGTGGAGACATTGGCGCATAAAGGCACTGGTGTCGTTTGTCAAGCAGTTCGAAGAATTGTCGGAAACTCGCAAGAATCTCCCGTTTCACAAAGCTGTATCTTGGAAGTGTCCGATCAGGGTCTTCGAATGGTCGATAGAAGTAAACCACGG AAGAATCAAGGACCCTGTCACGATTATTTCTACTCGCTTAAGAATGTTTCATTTTGCGCGTTTCATCCTCGTGATCATCGCTACCTCGGCTTCATCACGAAGCATCCTACCTTGCAAAGGTTCGCTTGCCACGTTTTCATCGGTCAAGAATCTACGAGGCCCGTTGCCGAAGCCGTCGG GCGTGCTTTCCATCGGTTCTACACGAAGTTCATCGAGACTGCTTTCCCGATAGAGGATATCTATATCGAATAG
- the LOC126863942 gene encoding JNK-interacting protein 1 isoform X5, which yields MESQAIPRTRKWWSFIGTRIRADTLPVTIAKISITTVPSSLIATLGVGGPGPGGGSAAGTGNGGRDSVVSDVGDSCSSLSSWPTPEHVPSNRPGSGSTERRRRRLPEIPKTKKSLSIGQTSTQSSSSLADELNAATGSSSSRPHLVLRKCHSRLRHEDSSPDSERMATDSGHSTAHSPENGPKSVSPIPCNTLQNTDSVSPSSTPGSGGVPFTQLELLEATHRGLHKFVPRHHDEIDLEIGDPIYVQKEADDLWCEGVNLRTGRQGIFPSAYAVDMDYSDFDPSAPKVKRERYLLGYLGSVETLAHKGTGVVCQAVRRIVGNSQESPVSQSCILEVSDQGLRMVDRSKPRKNQGPCHDYFYSLKNVSFCAFHPRDHRYLGFITKHPTLQRFACHVFIGQESTRPVAEAVGRAFHRFYTKFIETAFPIEDIYIE from the exons ATGGAGTCGCAGGCGATTCCGAGGACGAGGAAGTGGTGGTCATTCATCGGCACGAGAATCAGAGCGGACACACTTCCGGTGACGATAGCGAAGATCTCGATCACAACTGTTCCATCGTCGCTGATAGCGACTTTAG GCGTCGGTGGACCGGGCCCTGGTGGAGGTAGCGCTGCCGGAACCGGTAACGGTGGTAGAGATAGCGTAGTCAGCGACGTCGGGGATTCCTGTTCGAGTCTGAGTTCCTGGCCGACACCTGAACATGTACCCTCGAATCGTCCTGGAAGTGGTAGCACCGAGCGCAGACGTCGGAGATTACCGGAAATTCCTAAAACGAAGAAAT cTCTGTCTATCGGTCAGACGTCTACGCAGTCGTCATCGTCTCTGGCAGATGAATTGAATGCAGCAACTGGTTCGAGTTCTAGCCGGCCGCATTTAGTCTTACGAAAATGTCACTCGAGGCTTCGTCATGAGGATAGTTCACCTGACAGCGAGCGAATGGCTACTGACAGTGGTCATTCCACTGCCCATTCGCCGGAAAATGGACCGAAAAGTGTGTCGCCGATTCCCTGTAACACGTTACAGAACACTGACTCTGTTTCGCCGAGTAGTACACCAG GAAGCGGTGGTGTGCCTTTTACTCAATTAGAGCTGTTGGAGGCGACGCATCGAGGATTGCACAAATTCGTACCAAGACATCATGATGAGATCGACCTCGAAATCGGTGATCCTATTTACGTTCAGAAAGAGGCTGACGATCTATGGTGTGAAG GTGTGAATCTGAGAACAGGTCGCCAAGGTATCTTCCCCTCGGCTTACGCGGTCGACATGGATTACAGTGACTTTGATCCCTCGGCGCCGAAGGTGAAGAGGGAAAGATACCTTCTTGGTTATTTGGGATCTGTGGAGACATTGGCGCATAAAGGCACTGGTGTCGTTTGTCAAGCAGTTCGAAGAATTGTCGGAAACTCGCAAGAATCTCCCGTTTCACAAAGCTGTATCTTGGAAGTGTCCGATCAGGGTCTTCGAATGGTCGATAGAAGTAAACCACGG AAGAATCAAGGACCCTGTCACGATTATTTCTACTCGCTTAAGAATGTTTCATTTTGCGCGTTTCATCCTCGTGATCATCGCTACCTCGGCTTCATCACGAAGCATCCTACCTTGCAAAGGTTCGCTTGCCACGTTTTCATCGGTCAAGAATCTACGAGGCCCGTTGCCGAAGCCGTCGG GCGTGCTTTCCATCGGTTCTACACGAAGTTCATCGAGACTGCTTTCCCGATAGAGGATATCTATATCGAATAG
- the LOC126863942 gene encoding JNK-interacting protein 1 isoform X1 translates to MADTEFEEFRHYFERLPQHLKAPLSNYTLVHDVMIDDSPTSSQDSDPEVERSCDGVAGDSEDEEVVVIHRHENQSGHTSGDDSEDLDHNCSIVADSDFRLVTSLFGGLSSRGRSAGVGGPGPGGGSAAGTGNGGRDSVVSDVGDSCSSLSSWPTPEHVPSNRPGSGSTERRRRRLPEIPKTKKSLSIGQTSTQSSSSLADELNAATGSSSSRPHLVLRKCHSRLRHEDSSPDSERMATDSGHSTAHSPENGPKSVSPIPCNTLQNTDSVSPSSTPGSGGVPFTQLELLEATHRGLHKFVPRHHDEIDLEIGDPIYVQKEADDLWCEGVNLRTGRQGIFPSAYAVDMDYSDFDPSAPKVKRERYLLGYLGSVETLAHKGTGVVCQAVRRIVGNSQESPVSQSCILEVSDQGLRMVDRSKPRKNQGPCHDYFYSLKNVSFCAFHPRDHRYLGFITKHPTLQRFACHVFIGQESTRPVAEAVGRAFHRFYTKFIETAFPIEDIYIE, encoded by the exons ATGGCCGATACCGAATTTGAGGAATTTCGACACTATTTCGAGAGGCTTCCGCAGCATCTCAAGGCACCACTTTCCAATTACAC GCTCGTTCACGATGTGATGATAGACGATTCACCGACCTCGTCGCAGGATAGCGACCCAGAGGTCGAGAGATCTTGCGATGGAGTCGCAGGCGATTCCGAGGACGAGGAAGTGGTGGTCATTCATCGGCACGAGAATCAGAGCGGACACACTTCCGGTGACGATAGCGAAGATCTCGATCACAACTGTTCCATCGTCGCTGATAGCGACTTTAGGTTGGTAACATC CTTGTTCGGTGGACTGAGCAGCAGGGGTCGATCGGCAGGCGTCGGTGGACCGGGCCCTGGTGGAGGTAGCGCTGCCGGAACCGGTAACGGTGGTAGAGATAGCGTAGTCAGCGACGTCGGGGATTCCTGTTCGAGTCTGAGTTCCTGGCCGACACCTGAACATGTACCCTCGAATCGTCCTGGAAGTGGTAGCACCGAGCGCAGACGTCGGAGATTACCGGAAATTCCTAAAACGAAGAAAT cTCTGTCTATCGGTCAGACGTCTACGCAGTCGTCATCGTCTCTGGCAGATGAATTGAATGCAGCAACTGGTTCGAGTTCTAGCCGGCCGCATTTAGTCTTACGAAAATGTCACTCGAGGCTTCGTCATGAGGATAGTTCACCTGACAGCGAGCGAATGGCTACTGACAGTGGTCATTCCACTGCCCATTCGCCGGAAAATGGACCGAAAAGTGTGTCGCCGATTCCCTGTAACACGTTACAGAACACTGACTCTGTTTCGCCGAGTAGTACACCAG GAAGCGGTGGTGTGCCTTTTACTCAATTAGAGCTGTTGGAGGCGACGCATCGAGGATTGCACAAATTCGTACCAAGACATCATGATGAGATCGACCTCGAAATCGGTGATCCTATTTACGTTCAGAAAGAGGCTGACGATCTATGGTGTGAAG GTGTGAATCTGAGAACAGGTCGCCAAGGTATCTTCCCCTCGGCTTACGCGGTCGACATGGATTACAGTGACTTTGATCCCTCGGCGCCGAAGGTGAAGAGGGAAAGATACCTTCTTGGTTATTTGGGATCTGTGGAGACATTGGCGCATAAAGGCACTGGTGTCGTTTGTCAAGCAGTTCGAAGAATTGTCGGAAACTCGCAAGAATCTCCCGTTTCACAAAGCTGTATCTTGGAAGTGTCCGATCAGGGTCTTCGAATGGTCGATAGAAGTAAACCACGG AAGAATCAAGGACCCTGTCACGATTATTTCTACTCGCTTAAGAATGTTTCATTTTGCGCGTTTCATCCTCGTGATCATCGCTACCTCGGCTTCATCACGAAGCATCCTACCTTGCAAAGGTTCGCTTGCCACGTTTTCATCGGTCAAGAATCTACGAGGCCCGTTGCCGAAGCCGTCGG GCGTGCTTTCCATCGGTTCTACACGAAGTTCATCGAGACTGCTTTCCCGATAGAGGATATCTATATCGAATAG
- the LOC126863942 gene encoding JNK-interacting protein 1 isoform X2 encodes MADTEFEEFRHYFERLPQHLKAPLSNYTLVHDVMIDDSPTSSQDSDPEVERSCDGVAGDSEDEEVVVIHRHENQSGHTSGDDSEDLDHNCSIVADSDFSLFGGLSSRGRSAGVGGPGPGGGSAAGTGNGGRDSVVSDVGDSCSSLSSWPTPEHVPSNRPGSGSTERRRRRLPEIPKTKKSLSIGQTSTQSSSSLADELNAATGSSSSRPHLVLRKCHSRLRHEDSSPDSERMATDSGHSTAHSPENGPKSVSPIPCNTLQNTDSVSPSSTPGSGGVPFTQLELLEATHRGLHKFVPRHHDEIDLEIGDPIYVQKEADDLWCEGVNLRTGRQGIFPSAYAVDMDYSDFDPSAPKVKRERYLLGYLGSVETLAHKGTGVVCQAVRRIVGNSQESPVSQSCILEVSDQGLRMVDRSKPRKNQGPCHDYFYSLKNVSFCAFHPRDHRYLGFITKHPTLQRFACHVFIGQESTRPVAEAVGRAFHRFYTKFIETAFPIEDIYIE; translated from the exons ATGGCCGATACCGAATTTGAGGAATTTCGACACTATTTCGAGAGGCTTCCGCAGCATCTCAAGGCACCACTTTCCAATTACAC GCTCGTTCACGATGTGATGATAGACGATTCACCGACCTCGTCGCAGGATAGCGACCCAGAGGTCGAGAGATCTTGCGATGGAGTCGCAGGCGATTCCGAGGACGAGGAAGTGGTGGTCATTCATCGGCACGAGAATCAGAGCGGACACACTTCCGGTGACGATAGCGAAGATCTCGATCACAACTGTTCCATCGTCGCTGATAGCGACTTTAG CTTGTTCGGTGGACTGAGCAGCAGGGGTCGATCGGCAGGCGTCGGTGGACCGGGCCCTGGTGGAGGTAGCGCTGCCGGAACCGGTAACGGTGGTAGAGATAGCGTAGTCAGCGACGTCGGGGATTCCTGTTCGAGTCTGAGTTCCTGGCCGACACCTGAACATGTACCCTCGAATCGTCCTGGAAGTGGTAGCACCGAGCGCAGACGTCGGAGATTACCGGAAATTCCTAAAACGAAGAAAT cTCTGTCTATCGGTCAGACGTCTACGCAGTCGTCATCGTCTCTGGCAGATGAATTGAATGCAGCAACTGGTTCGAGTTCTAGCCGGCCGCATTTAGTCTTACGAAAATGTCACTCGAGGCTTCGTCATGAGGATAGTTCACCTGACAGCGAGCGAATGGCTACTGACAGTGGTCATTCCACTGCCCATTCGCCGGAAAATGGACCGAAAAGTGTGTCGCCGATTCCCTGTAACACGTTACAGAACACTGACTCTGTTTCGCCGAGTAGTACACCAG GAAGCGGTGGTGTGCCTTTTACTCAATTAGAGCTGTTGGAGGCGACGCATCGAGGATTGCACAAATTCGTACCAAGACATCATGATGAGATCGACCTCGAAATCGGTGATCCTATTTACGTTCAGAAAGAGGCTGACGATCTATGGTGTGAAG GTGTGAATCTGAGAACAGGTCGCCAAGGTATCTTCCCCTCGGCTTACGCGGTCGACATGGATTACAGTGACTTTGATCCCTCGGCGCCGAAGGTGAAGAGGGAAAGATACCTTCTTGGTTATTTGGGATCTGTGGAGACATTGGCGCATAAAGGCACTGGTGTCGTTTGTCAAGCAGTTCGAAGAATTGTCGGAAACTCGCAAGAATCTCCCGTTTCACAAAGCTGTATCTTGGAAGTGTCCGATCAGGGTCTTCGAATGGTCGATAGAAGTAAACCACGG AAGAATCAAGGACCCTGTCACGATTATTTCTACTCGCTTAAGAATGTTTCATTTTGCGCGTTTCATCCTCGTGATCATCGCTACCTCGGCTTCATCACGAAGCATCCTACCTTGCAAAGGTTCGCTTGCCACGTTTTCATCGGTCAAGAATCTACGAGGCCCGTTGCCGAAGCCGTCGG GCGTGCTTTCCATCGGTTCTACACGAAGTTCATCGAGACTGCTTTCCCGATAGAGGATATCTATATCGAATAG
- the LOC126863942 gene encoding JNK-interacting protein 1 isoform X3 encodes MADTEFEEFRHYFERLPQHLKAPLSNYTLVHDVMIDDSPTSSQDSDPEVERSCDGVAGDSEDEEVVVIHRHENQSGHTSGDDSEDLDHNCSIVADSDFRLVTSRGRSAGVGGPGPGGGSAAGTGNGGRDSVVSDVGDSCSSLSSWPTPEHVPSNRPGSGSTERRRRRLPEIPKTKKSLSIGQTSTQSSSSLADELNAATGSSSSRPHLVLRKCHSRLRHEDSSPDSERMATDSGHSTAHSPENGPKSVSPIPCNTLQNTDSVSPSSTPGSGGVPFTQLELLEATHRGLHKFVPRHHDEIDLEIGDPIYVQKEADDLWCEGVNLRTGRQGIFPSAYAVDMDYSDFDPSAPKVKRERYLLGYLGSVETLAHKGTGVVCQAVRRIVGNSQESPVSQSCILEVSDQGLRMVDRSKPRKNQGPCHDYFYSLKNVSFCAFHPRDHRYLGFITKHPTLQRFACHVFIGQESTRPVAEAVGRAFHRFYTKFIETAFPIEDIYIE; translated from the exons ATGGCCGATACCGAATTTGAGGAATTTCGACACTATTTCGAGAGGCTTCCGCAGCATCTCAAGGCACCACTTTCCAATTACAC GCTCGTTCACGATGTGATGATAGACGATTCACCGACCTCGTCGCAGGATAGCGACCCAGAGGTCGAGAGATCTTGCGATGGAGTCGCAGGCGATTCCGAGGACGAGGAAGTGGTGGTCATTCATCGGCACGAGAATCAGAGCGGACACACTTCCGGTGACGATAGCGAAGATCTCGATCACAACTGTTCCATCGTCGCTGATAGCGACTTTAGGTTGGTAACATC CAGGGGTCGATCGGCAGGCGTCGGTGGACCGGGCCCTGGTGGAGGTAGCGCTGCCGGAACCGGTAACGGTGGTAGAGATAGCGTAGTCAGCGACGTCGGGGATTCCTGTTCGAGTCTGAGTTCCTGGCCGACACCTGAACATGTACCCTCGAATCGTCCTGGAAGTGGTAGCACCGAGCGCAGACGTCGGAGATTACCGGAAATTCCTAAAACGAAGAAAT cTCTGTCTATCGGTCAGACGTCTACGCAGTCGTCATCGTCTCTGGCAGATGAATTGAATGCAGCAACTGGTTCGAGTTCTAGCCGGCCGCATTTAGTCTTACGAAAATGTCACTCGAGGCTTCGTCATGAGGATAGTTCACCTGACAGCGAGCGAATGGCTACTGACAGTGGTCATTCCACTGCCCATTCGCCGGAAAATGGACCGAAAAGTGTGTCGCCGATTCCCTGTAACACGTTACAGAACACTGACTCTGTTTCGCCGAGTAGTACACCAG GAAGCGGTGGTGTGCCTTTTACTCAATTAGAGCTGTTGGAGGCGACGCATCGAGGATTGCACAAATTCGTACCAAGACATCATGATGAGATCGACCTCGAAATCGGTGATCCTATTTACGTTCAGAAAGAGGCTGACGATCTATGGTGTGAAG GTGTGAATCTGAGAACAGGTCGCCAAGGTATCTTCCCCTCGGCTTACGCGGTCGACATGGATTACAGTGACTTTGATCCCTCGGCGCCGAAGGTGAAGAGGGAAAGATACCTTCTTGGTTATTTGGGATCTGTGGAGACATTGGCGCATAAAGGCACTGGTGTCGTTTGTCAAGCAGTTCGAAGAATTGTCGGAAACTCGCAAGAATCTCCCGTTTCACAAAGCTGTATCTTGGAAGTGTCCGATCAGGGTCTTCGAATGGTCGATAGAAGTAAACCACGG AAGAATCAAGGACCCTGTCACGATTATTTCTACTCGCTTAAGAATGTTTCATTTTGCGCGTTTCATCCTCGTGATCATCGCTACCTCGGCTTCATCACGAAGCATCCTACCTTGCAAAGGTTCGCTTGCCACGTTTTCATCGGTCAAGAATCTACGAGGCCCGTTGCCGAAGCCGTCGG GCGTGCTTTCCATCGGTTCTACACGAAGTTCATCGAGACTGCTTTCCCGATAGAGGATATCTATATCGAATAG
- the LOC126863883 gene encoding tryptophan 5-hydroxylase 1, with translation MSGSGKGLLGVWLYRRGEHWAIKEGSPIHKSSDIPMVERKSNSDNKNSVVFSLKNQIGGLARALQVFQDLGVNVIHIESRKSLRRGSEFEILVDVECDSKRMEQLTRMLSREVAAINLAQYEQTGNIPHAPSLSAAPSFDFSEVDMPWFPRKISDLDQAQNVLMYGSELDADHPGFKDPVYRKRRVQFADIANNYRYGQPIPRVQYTPEEIRTWGTVFRELHQLYQKHACKEYLENWPKLEKYCGYREDNIPQLQDVNVFLKRTTGFQLRPVAGYLTPRDFLAGLAFRVFHCTQYIRHSSDPFYTPEPDCCHELLGHMPLLANPSFAQFSQELGLASLGASDEDINKLATLYFFTVEFGLCKQDGILRVYGAGLLSSVAELKHAVSVPEKTFRFDPEVTCKQECIITAFQNAYYYTDSFEEAKEKMRTFANQIQRPFGLRYNPYTQSVEVLTDAQKITAVVSELRGDLCIVSNALKKIHEQDDTVDVERITSLLTQGIELPQDSSSSDSDVDRSPNVESPEKPIKNQNKNYSSDNIVVNS, from the exons ATGAGTGGTTCCGGAAAGGGCCTTCTCGGGGTGTGGCTATACAGAAGAGGCGAACACTGGGCCATTAAAGAAGGAAGTCCCATACATAAGTCGAGCGAT ATCCCCATGGTCGAACGGAAATCAAACAgcgataataaaaattctgtcGTTTTTTCCTTGAAAAACCAAATCGGTGGCTTGGCACGAGCTCTGCAAGTTTTTCAG GACCTGGGTGTGAATGTTATTCATATCGAGTCACGGAAATCATTGCGTCGCGGCTCCGAATTCGAAATTCTCGTCGATGTTGAATGTGATTCGAAAAGAATGGAACAGTTGACGAGGATGTTGAGCCGAGAAGTCGCTGCCATTAATTTGGCACAGTACGAGCAAACAGGAAATATTCCTCATGCTCCATCACTTTCCGCCGCTCCGAGTTTTG ATTTCAGCGAAGTAGATATGCCCTGGTTTCCacgaaaaatatcggatcTAGATCAAGCTCAAAATGTGCTCATGTACGGATCCGAATTAGACGCGGATCATCCA GGCTTTAAAGACCCGGTGTATCGCAAACGTCGTGTGCAATTCGCGGATATCGCAAACAATTACAGATA tGGTCAACCAATTCCTCGCGTTCAATACACGCCAGAGGAGATCAGAACTTG GGGAACCGTTTTCCGCGAATTGCATCAGCTTTATCAAAAACATGCTTGTAAGGAATATCTGGAAAATTGGCCAAAACTGGAGAAATACTGTGGCTATAG AGAGGATAATATACCACAGTTGCAAGATGTAAACGTTTTCTTGAAAC GAACAACTGGATTTCAACTTCGACCCGTAGCAGGCTACCTTACACCAAGAGATTTTTTGGCCGGTCTTGCTTTTCGAGTATTTCATTGTACACAATACATTCGACATTCATCCGATCCTTTTTATACGCCTGAACC GGACTGCTGTCACGAATTGTTAGGGCACATGCCGCTTCTGGCGAATCCAAGTTTCGCACAATTCTCGCAGGAACTTggacttgcttcgcttggagCTTCGGACGAGGACATCAATAAATTGGCTACT ctTTATTTCTTTACGGTGGAATTTGGATTATGCAAGCAAGATGGTATACTTCGCGTTTACGGAGCTGGTTTATTGTCTTCTGTCGCGGAACTGAAACATGCTGTGTCCGTTCCCGAGAAGACGTTCCGATTCGATCCAGAAGTGACTTGCAAGCAAGAATGCATCATTACCGCGTTTCAAAATGCGTACTATTACACGGATAGCTTTGAAGaagcaaaagaaaaaatgcG AACATTTGCGAACCAAATACAACGACCATTTGGATTACGCTATAATCCCTACACTCAATCAGTGGAAGTTCTCACGGACGCTCAAAAAATCACGGCGGTAGTCAGTGAACTTAGGGGTGACCTCTGTATCGTCTCAAATGCCCTAAAGAAGATACACGAACAGGATGATACGGTGGACGTTGAGAGGATAACCAGCCTTTTAACGCAAGGTATCGAATTACCTCAAGATTCTTCGTCTTCTGACAGCGATGTTGATAGAAGTCCTAATGTCGAGTCGCCTGAGAAACCAATAAAAAATCAGAATAAAAACTATTCTTCTGACAATATTGTTGTTAACTCATGA